The DNA region CCCTCCTCGTCATGATTGACCGGAAGGGAGCAAGGCACACTTTCGACTCGGTATACAGAAAGCCCGTGGTCGTGCTGATCAACGGCAGATCAAGGAGCGGCAAGGAGCTTCTCGCATACGGCTTCAAGAAATACGGGCTCGGCACCCTGATAGGCGAGAAGACCGCAGGGGCCACCATGGCGGGGAGAGTCTTCGCCCTCTCCGACGGCTCCCTGCTCTTCCTGGCGGTATGCGCCACGAGGATAGACGGGGAAGAGCTCGAGGGGAAAGGCGTGGCGCCCGATATCGAAGTGCCGCAGGAAGTCCGGTATTCAGGGGGAGAGGACCGGCAGCTCAGGAGAGCGCTGGAGTGGATGAGAGAAACGCTGAAATGAGCCGCGGCAGGCTGCTCAGCATTTCAGCCGGCTGCATGGCGGCGCTCCCACATCCTGTCAGTTATGATAACGGTCACTGCCCATATAAGGATGAGAAGATCGAAGAACATGGGCCCACGGCCGCTCTGGGCCGGCAGGATCTGCGGAAAAGCATCTATGGATGCATGAAACACGACTGCTATGAGGAGATTTCCTCCTGATCGATTGTAAAGCCACGTAAATACAATGACTCCCGGCAGGAATTCCACAAACCGCAGGGCGATCTGCACGGTATCAAAGGGGTAGAATCCTATGAAATAGAGCGGTATATGCCATAACTGCCAGAAAAATCCGAGGATAATACTGGCCACTATAGGGTTATAACGAGCCTGGAGCCGGGGAAGACCAAAACCGCGCCATCCCGGCTCTTCCTGCAGAGGTCCGCCCAGCAGGAATATCGTGATATACAGGATTACCGCAGAGAGAGGCTTGATTGAGGCCAGTTCGGCAAAATAAGGGGTCAAGAGCCGGGCACCGAAGATTTTGTCGAGCAGACTGCTTCCAATGAGCAGTAAAGGCCAGGAGAATAGAGCTATAAGATACCATACAGGGCATATCCTCCATGCTCCTAAAGAGGCCATCATATCCTGTACACCGGCATTCCGGGCCAATACACCGGAGATAACAAAAGCCGAGAGCACCGAAAGGATGGCACATAAGAGAAGAAACAGAGGATCCTTCGGATCGCCTTTCAGGAGCGGCCACCACGCTGCAAAGGGAAATATGACGCACACCAGCAGGGCAAAGAATCCCCAGCGTTTCACAAGGGGAATTCCGCTTGACCCATTATTCAGTATTGACGATATGACGATGGCGGCGATGGCGGGCCCAAAGGCCCCGATGACAGAGATGAGCAGCAGGTGAGAGGTATTTTTTACCGGAAAGAAGAGAAGGCAGAGCCAGACTATCCAGGAACAGGCAAAGGCGGTGAGGAAGAATGCGGGGAGGGGATACCGCCGGGCTATTTCTTTCATAGGAATAGTCTCCCCTTTCGTAAAGATCTTAATGTGGCAGGAATTGGCTCTTTATGGAAAAAATCCAGGTTCTTCATGGGCTTATTTTACCATGAAACACAATGAAAGGCCACTCGCATGCCTGGCTATCACAGGGAGAATCCCGATAGAGGCAGGCATCTGCAAAAGGAGCAGGAGAGCGCCTATATCCTGAACACCAGCTCTGTCTTTCCCAGGATGAGCCGGTCATTGTCTTTCAGCGCCTGCGGCAGGCCCTTCTGCGCTTTCGTCCTGTTGATGAAGCTCCCGTTCGCGCTGCCCATGTCTTCAAAGAGGTACTGGCCGCCTGCCTGCGTGATCATCCCGTGGCGCCTGCTCAGATAGGATTCGGGGTCGTCGCCGGTGAGGTCCAGGTCAGGATAGATGCCGTCACAGGGGCTTGCCCTCCCGATCACCATCCTTTCCTTAATGAGAGGGAACTCTTTCCCTGAGGCCGCAAGGATGAGCCTGGGTCCATGGATCGACGGGGAAGCCGGGGGCGCTATTCCCGCCCGCGTGGCGCCAGGGGGAGTGGGCACTGCCGCAAGCGATGAGCCGCAGTCCTCACAAAAAGCCGCATGTTCGGGGTGGTCACTTTTGCAGACGGGGCACTGCACAATCCTGGCGCCGCCCTGAGGCGCTTCTGTCGCCTGCCCTTCCCCACCCTGATATGCTGCCGCCGTTAGCCCTTCCCCATAAGTCGTAGGAGCAGGTGCCGCTGAACGCAGATCGTAGCCGCAGTCATCACAATACACGGCACCTTCAAGATTGACTGCGGAGCAATTAGGACATCTCATGGGTATCCCTCCCTGTTTCCTTGTGTTATGCAGGACTCAGTGCCACGGCGGCTCATGGGCGTCTTTTGTGCTGTAGGGAACGATGACGGCAAAGGGCAGGCACCACCACTGCCACCACGCTATCACCAGCCTGAGCCTCCAGGTAGATGAGAGTATCACCGCGTTCTGAAGTGACCTGGGGAGCGGGATTATCTTGAGGGAATTTGCTCCGCAGTCTTCACAATAGATCATCTTGTGAGAGTCGTAGTAATCCATGAATATGGCGCCGCACTGCACGCAGAGCAGAATGCCGGTGCCGCTTATCTCAATGGCGCCGCCCCCTACTTTCAGAGTATGACCGCTCACAAGGGCATCGGCGACTTTGCGCCTGGCTGTTTCTATGATCCTTCCGAAGGTCTGCCGCGAGACCCCCATCAGCTCTGCAGCCCTGGCCTGGTGGAGTCCCTCGAGATCTCCCAGGCGCAGGGCCTCGAGCTCATCAACAGCGAGGGTTACTTCCCTGCCGGAAGCGCGGGATGGATCCAGGGGCGCAAAAGAGGTGGAATCGGGGTATTCATGGATTTTCCGGCGGCTGCGTGGTCTTACCATTATTTCCTCTTTCAGGTACTAGTGGGGGATAATTATGAGCATATGCTCATAATTAAAGTATAAAACAGAAATATTCTTTTGTCAATATCTGTCTGCCATATGACATTGGCAGGGATCGGTCTGACAGGCCTCAGGCTTCCGGGACTTTTTCACAAGAGAGCCAGAAAATAGGCTGCAGGGGCCAGAAGCACATTTTCATGCGATGCAAAGGTATTTCTTGTGAGCATAATGCCTCCTCCATGCTTTTTCAGCATTTTGGCGTTCTCCGGATTCACTCTTGCCTGGTATTTCACCTCCAGAAGCGCGGCATTCTTCTGGCCCTCGAAAATGGCGAAGTCAATCTCTTTTTCCTCCCTGAAAAAGAAGATATTCTCCCCGCATTTTCTTCTGAGATGGGAAGCGACAAGGCTTTCCACCATATACCCGTAATATGAAGAGTCCTTAAAGAATTCTTCACAGGCAGCGCAGGGATCGGGGTATCCCAGAGCCCATGCCCTCAGACTATGGAAAATGAAGGGATCCCTGAAATAGACCTTTTTAGGGGAGCGGGGGGTCCGGAAAGGCTTTCCACCTCCGCCGATCCGGTAAAAGATATCTATTATGAAGCAAGACTCAGCATCTTCCAGGTACTCTCTCACCGTCGGATGAGTTCCCGCATAGGTTTCCCTCGCTATATCTGTCCATTCAAAGGGATTCTCTCTTCTCACAAGGAGCCATTGCATAATCTCGCGGAAAATGCTTTCTTTTCTCCCTATTCTCTGCATATCGCCAAGAAAAGCATCGCGGTAGATTTTGTAAATATCAGGACGCAGGTGAGTGAAGGCATGAAATTGATTGATTGATCGGGGGAATCCCCCTGTCTTGAGATAAGAGTCAAGCAGTGGAGCAATAAGCTCACTGCTCAGAGAGACTTCCTCAAGAGAGGCTTTCAGTATCTTTTTATTCCAGCCCTGAAACGGCGGCAGGGCAGACTTGAGATCTTCCCTCACTGCAAGCAGATATTCTCTGAACGTCAGGGGGAATAGAGGGATATCCAGGCCTGAGCCTCTTCTCCCTGGCAGCCTTTCTGCGCCTCTTCTCATTCCCATCATGTGGGAGCCTGTGGCAAAGAGGGTAACTCCCCTGAGCTTTCCCTCTTCTGCAAGAATCTTTATCCCTTTCTCCCAATCCCTTATGGAGGTTGCCTCATCAAGAAAAATATGCACTCTCTCATCGCTGTCCGCTCTGATCCAGGAGATATACGCTCTTATGATGTCCGCAAGCCTCTGAGAAGTGGAGGGAGCAGCCTCTTCGCAGTTGAAATAGAGGACCCTTCGGGGAGCAATGCCCCTGCTTTCAATGAGCGCTCTCATCATCAGTCTGAAGGATGTGGTCTTCCCGACCTGCCTCGGCCCGAAGACCACATGGACGGCATCCTCTTCGGTATTTACAGAGCCGATATAAGCCGGATACCATTTCAAAGAGGCTTCTTCAAATTCCCTGATATAGAAGTCGCCAAGGAGCGCTTCTTTTTTCACCCACCAGGGATTTTGCCTTCCGAGAATCTCCAGTTCCATATTGTGAAAATCTCATTTTCATAAAATAGTATTTTGTGAAAATCTCATTTTCATTGTAACATATCAAGGCGCTGCCGTCAACGAAAAATGCTTCCGGAGCTTTAGTCCTGACCTCCGCAGAAGGGATGCTCCCGTCACCGGAGAACACTCCTTCATGACCGATCACTCCCACGATCAGCTCTTCCAGGAGGCCCACGCCCTCAAGAAGGAGCGGCGCTACAGGGAGGCCCTGCCCCTCTATGAGGAGCTTCTCAGGGGCGGCTTCAGGAGCGCCTTCTTTCTCTCGTCGGCGGCCCACCTTTATTTTCTTCTGAAGGAATATGAGAAGGCCCTGGAGCTCGTCGAGAGCTCGCTCCATCTGAGGCCCGGCGAGCCCTTCACCCTGAGCCTCAAGGGGAAGCTCCTGCTGGCTCTCGGTTACAGGGACGAGGCCCTCACCCTTTACAGGGACCTCTCGACAGCCCCCCTGCCTGCGGCGACGGCAAGAGACGTGGTGATGTTTCTCTCCCGCAACGGGGCTCCCGGCGAGGCTTCAGCCTGCCTGGAGAGGCTCATTGCCCGCGATCCATCCCGGAAGGAGCTCCAGCTCCTGAAAGCCGACATGGATAAGATTCAGCATGGCACAGGCGCACAGAGCGGACCGCCCGTGGCCAATGCTTCCGACGGCGATCTCTACGCCCGCCAGATCGAGGCCAGGATAAGGGAGCTTCCCCGGGAAGAGGCCCTCGGGGAGCTTGCCACCCTCATGACCATCCCTTCACGTCGTGAAAATCTTCGCCTCATGAAGCTTCATGCCAGGATGCTCTATGAGGCGAAGCGCTACAGGGAAGCCTATGAAGCGTACGAGGAGCTCTGGAAAAAGGAGCCCGGCGACAGGTTCGCCCTGAGCCAGATGGCCTTCGCCCTCGTGCACACAGGCGAGTATGAGCGCTCACGCCCCCTCCTCGAGGAGATCTTCACCATGGAGCCTGAAAATGTCTACGTGAAGAATTCCCTCATCAAGGCTTACCGGGTCACCGCCACGGAGGAGCATGGCATCCTTTTTCTCCAGGGCATCATCGCACGCCATCCCGCCCTGCGCCATCTCTGGGGAGATATCAGGAAGCTCTCGAAGCCGCGGGAGCCTGAAGGCACGGCGAAGCCGCGCGGTTCCGGAGGCGCGCGGAAGACGCGGAAATCCGCAGACGGGATCCCTGCGCGAAGAAGAAAGGAAACCGGTAACCTATGAGCACGGCGGAACAGAAAGAAAAAACAGGCGCCACGGTAGGCGATCTCATAGAGGTCCCGCAGATCAGGACGGTGATCCAGCTCCTTGACGCCCGGAGTGAAAACCGCGACACCGCCCGGGAGATCGCCGAAACCTTTGTGATCACCGAAGAGATCGAGGGATATCTCAGGGAGTTCCTGGAGGCCATGGCACGCCCCTCCGGCGCGGGCGCCTTCCTGAAAGGCCACTATGGCTCAGGAAAGAGCCATTTCCTCTCATACCTCTCCATGGTGATTGAGGGAGACACCGGGGGGATCACCCTCACGGAGCCCCTCCGTGAAGCCTTGGAAAAACTGGGAGGGAAGCGCTGCTTCACCGTGCTCATTCCCCTCTTCCTCTTCAATGCGGGGGAGAGCCTCGAAGAGATCGTGCTGATCACCTGCCAGAAAGCGCTCGGGGCAGCCCTCAAAAAAACGGTGAACCTCTCCAGGAGCGCCATGCTGCTGGAGTCATTCAACACCTACATCCTTCCAAGAGAGGCAGGCTTTCTCAAAGGCCTCTCCCTCACCGGGGAAGGGTGGCGCTCCCTCTGCGCCGGCTCGCCTCATGCCGCGGCAGAGAAAGCCCTTGCCTACCTCGAGAGCCTCCCTTCAAATCCCCTGAGCCTCCATTATGACCGCCGCGAAGCCTTCGGCACCATGAACAAGCTTCTGCGCTCCCATGGCTACCACGGCCTGGTCCTGATAATCGACGAGCTTTCCGAGTTTCTGAGAGCCAAGCCCTCGGCGAGGGAGTTCAACGAAGACATAAGGGCCCTTCAGTTCATGGGCGAATGGAGCGCCCATGAGCCCCTCTGGATCATATGCTCTCTCCAGGAGCAGATCGAGGACGTGGGCTACATCGAGCAGGACATGTTCCGCCGCATCAAGGACCGCTATAGCCTGCGCTTCAGCCTCTCGACCCGCCACATAGAGAGCCTCATCGAAAAGCGAGTGCTGATAAAGCGCCAGGGAAGCCGCGCCGCCATCGACGGCATCTTCAGGAAGCTTCTGGGCTCCTTTCCCCATCTCACCCTCACTTCAGAGTACTTTTACAAGATATACCCCGTCCACCCGGCCACCCTGGCGATGCTGGAGCACCTCATGGGTCTCTTCTCCCAGCACCGCGGCATCGTGGATTTCCTCAGGACCGCCGTGGGCGGCGACCGCAGGCGCGGGATGCCATCACTGCTCGAAGAGCCCTCCGACAGGCTCCTTACCTGCGACGCCATATTTGATCATTTCCAGGAGAAGATCAGGGAGACCGTGGAAACGGCACCCTATTACACCGTGGCATACCGCTCGCTTGAAGAGGACATCGGGCGGATCTTTGAAAAAGAGCGCGACAGAAAAATGGCCCTCAAGATGGTGAAGATCATGATCCTCTCGGAGCTCTCGCCCCTGGAGAAGCGCAAGTCAGCGAGGGAGCTCGCCGATCTCGCCGTCGAGCGCGTGAGCGCCCTCGACGCCTCGGTAAATTACGACTATGCGCGGGAAGTGATTCTTGACAGGCTCGTGAGGGAATCGGGATACGTTGCCAGGGAGCAGGCGCCGCAGGAGGATGCGCCGCGTTATTATATCAACCTCACGGCCAACGTGGCTTCTCTCGTGCAGAAAAAAACGAGGGAGGTCCTGAGGACCATAGAGATGGACAGCGTCACCTGGCGGGCCATCCTCTCCATGGTGAATGTCACCTCTCTCCCCCTCAAGGAGCACCTTGAAGGAAAGAGCGGCCCGCGCCGCATCTATATGAAGTGGGATTGCACGGCCCGCGAGGGATGGCTCCTCCCTGGTGATCTCACCGAAGTGATGCCCGGGGAATTGGAGCACCTTGAAGGCACCCTGCGCGGCTCGGAGCAGGATTTCATCATCCTCATGGGCTTCCCGGGAGGCTCTGAAGCCCAATGGCGCCACCTCCAGGACCTCTTCACCTACGTGAAGAGCTCACCTTATGCAGGGGCGATCATGGGCTGGGTCCCCGCAGCGCCCGACGCCAGGGAGCTTGAGGCCCTGTCCGTCACCTATGCCCATGTGCTGATGCGCGGGCGCCTCACCGACAGCCCCGAAGACCGGGAGACAGCCGCCCACCTTGACGAGCTCGCAGGAAAAGAACAGGCATACCTCCGCGAGATCATCACAAGCCTCTATTTCAAGGGGAGCCTTCTCTCTGCCACCGGGGAAGTGCCTCTCTCGCCGAAAGATCTGGAGCACCT from Candidatus Eremiobacterota bacterium includes:
- a CDS encoding FHA domain-containing protein, with amino-acid sequence MRCPNCSAVNLEGAVYCDDCGYDLRSAAPAPTTYGEGLTAAAYQGGEGQATEAPQGGARIVQCPVCKSDHPEHAAFCEDCGSSLAAVPTPPGATRAGIAPPASPSIHGPRLILAASGKEFPLIKERMVIGRASPCDGIYPDLDLTGDDPESYLSRRHGMITQAGGQYLFEDMGSANGSFINRTKAQKGLPQALKDNDRLILGKTELVFRI
- a CDS encoding DUF134 domain-containing protein, which produces MVRPRSRRKIHEYPDSTSFAPLDPSRASGREVTLAVDELEALRLGDLEGLHQARAAELMGVSRQTFGRIIETARRKVADALVSGHTLKVGGGAIEISGTGILLCVQCGAIFMDYYDSHKMIYCEDCGANSLKIIPLPRSLQNAVILSSTWRLRLVIAWWQWWCLPFAVIVPYSTKDAHEPPWH
- a CDS encoding tetratricopeptide repeat protein, producing the protein MTDHSHDQLFQEAHALKKERRYREALPLYEELLRGGFRSAFFLSSAAHLYFLLKEYEKALELVESSLHLRPGEPFTLSLKGKLLLALGYRDEALTLYRDLSTAPLPAATARDVVMFLSRNGAPGEASACLERLIARDPSRKELQLLKADMDKIQHGTGAQSGPPVANASDGDLYARQIEARIRELPREEALGELATLMTIPSRRENLRLMKLHARMLYEAKRYREAYEAYEELWKKEPGDRFALSQMAFALVHTGEYERSRPLLEEIFTMEPENVYVKNSLIKAYRVTATEEHGILFLQGIIARHPALRHLWGDIRKLSKPREPEGTAKPRGSGGARKTRKSADGIPARRRKETGNL
- a CDS encoding ATP-binding protein, with amino-acid sequence MELEILGRQNPWWVKKEALLGDFYIREFEEASLKWYPAYIGSVNTEEDAVHVVFGPRQVGKTTSFRLMMRALIESRGIAPRRVLYFNCEEAAPSTSQRLADIIRAYISWIRADSDERVHIFLDEATSIRDWEKGIKILAEEGKLRGVTLFATGSHMMGMRRGAERLPGRRGSGLDIPLFPLTFREYLLAVREDLKSALPPFQGWNKKILKASLEEVSLSSELIAPLLDSYLKTGGFPRSINQFHAFTHLRPDIYKIYRDAFLGDMQRIGRKESIFREIMQWLLVRRENPFEWTDIARETYAGTHPTVREYLEDAESCFIIDIFYRIGGGGKPFRTPRSPKKVYFRDPFIFHSLRAWALGYPDPCAACEEFFKDSSYYGYMVESLVASHLRRKCGENIFFFREEKEIDFAIFEGQKNAALLEVKYQARVNPENAKMLKKHGGGIMLTRNTFASHENVLLAPAAYFLALL
- a CDS encoding CPBP family intramembrane glutamic endopeptidase, with translation MKEIARRYPLPAFFLTAFACSWIVWLCLLFFPVKNTSHLLLISVIGAFGPAIAAIVISSILNNGSSGIPLVKRWGFFALLVCVIFPFAAWWPLLKGDPKDPLFLLLCAILSVLSAFVISGVLARNAGVQDMMASLGAWRICPVWYLIALFSWPLLLIGSSLLDKIFGARLLTPYFAELASIKPLSAVILYITIFLLGGPLQEEPGWRGFGLPRLQARYNPIVASIILGFFWQLWHIPLYFIGFYPFDTVQIALRFVEFLPGVIVFTWLYNRSGGNLLIAVVFHASIDAFPQILPAQSGRGPMFFDLLILIWAVTVIITDRMWERRHAAG